One Brassica napus cultivar Da-Ae chromosome A1, Da-Ae, whole genome shotgun sequence genomic region harbors:
- the LOC106427893 gene encoding E3 ubiquitin-protein ligase makorin translates to MSDRILCKFFIHGSCLKGEHCEYSHDSNVCTFYQKGICLYGSRCRNEHVRTTSQPQSLSPSNVPPPQKGDDNNNNNNNDVCYIHPREYPICSFAAAGDCPRGSQCPHMHGDICSTCGKKCLHPFRPEEREEHTKECQKKQKHIEALKKSQEIECSVCLDRVLSKATPGERKFGLLTECHHPFCIQCIRNWRSSAPVSGMDVNSTLRACPICRKLSYFVVPSVVWYSTPDEKKEIIDIYKAKLRSINCKHFNFGNGNCPFGGSCFYKHAYSDGHLDEVVVRNLGSQEGETLIADSIRLSEFLGRVHI, encoded by the exons ATGTCCGACAG GATACTCTGCAAGTTCTTTATCCATGGCTCATGCTTAAAAGGAGAACATTGTGAATACTCCCATGACTCTAAT GTTTGCACATTCTACCAAAAAGGAATATGCTTATACGGAAGTAGATGTAGAAACGAACACGTCAGAACCACCTCTCAACCACAATCTTTATCTCCTTCCAATGTTCCACCACCACAAAAAGGAgatgacaacaacaacaacaacaacaacgacgTTTGTTACATCCACCCAAGAGAATACCCAATCTGCTCCTTCGCAGCAGCCGGCGACTGCCCACGTGGCAGCCAATGCCCCCACATGCACGGAGACATCTGCAGCACCTGCGGCAAAAAGTGTCTCCACCCTTTCAGACCAGAAGAGCGAGAAGAGCACACCAAAGAATGTCAGAAGAAGCAGAAGCACATCGAGGCTTTGAAGAAAAGCCAAGAGATCGAGTGCAGCGTGTGCTTGGACCGTGTTTTGTCCAAAGCCACTCCAGGGGAAAGGAAGTTTGGGCTGTTGACAGAGTGTCATCACCCTTTTTGTATACAGTGCATTCGTAACTGGCGTAGCAGTGCTCCTGTCTCGGGGATGGATGTGAACAGCACGTTGAGAGCGTGTCCTATATGTCGCAAGCTGTCTTACTTCGTTGTCCCTAGTGTTGTCTGGTACTCTACTCCTGATGAGAAGAAGGAGATCATTGACATATACAAGGCAAAACTCAG GTCAATTAACTGCAAGCACTTCAACTTTGGTAATGGAAACTGCCCATTTGGAGGAAGTTGTTTCTATAAG CATGCATATTCTGATGGTCACTTGGATGAAGTTGTTGTTCGGAATCTTGGTTCACAAGAAGGAGAAACTTTAATAGCAGACAGTATCAG GCTATCTGAGTTCCTTGGTCGTGTGCATATTTGA
- the LOC125588605 gene encoding glycosyltransferase-like KOBITO 1 — MKSMHRAPLISSSSSSSSSSSNSFVSRLLLLLTLLPVSLACLAFILQWRGGGLADPASASVISSTSVPGGNSDLNHEVFPGMETVSSVSPKAHQSSSDCSNLARSSSPSFPYYGDWKFGVDSNLKPKICITTSTSAGLDQILPWMFYHKVLGVSTFFLFVEGKAATPSISKVLESIPGVKVIYRTKELEEKQAKSRIWNETWLSSFFYKPCNYELFVKQSLNMEMAIVMARDAGMDWILHLDTDELIYPAGAREYSLRRLLLDVPPNVDMVIFPNYESSVERDDIKDPFTEVSMFKKNYDHLPKDTYFGMYKEATRNNPNYFLTYGNGKSVARVQDHLRPNGAHRWHNYMKTPNEIKLEEAAVLHYTYAKFSDLTSRRDRCGCKPTKEDVKRCFMLDFDRSAFIIASTATEDEMISWYREHVVWGDKEVKMKLLRKGILTRIYSPMVVIQALKESGVFSSVVSSASSNLSKKQFLASMHKGNSSKTTEAESLALKDKESQGISARHLLGTESAVPPLSPPGMEHARFVTED; from the exons ATGAAATCGATGCACAGAGCTCCACTGAtctcttcctcatcatcatcttcctcctcttcgAGCAACTCTTTCGTCTCTAGGCTTCTCCTTCTATTGACTCTACTCCCAGTCTCCCTCGCCTGCCTCGCCTTCATCCTCCAATGGCGAGGCGGCGGCCTCGCCGATCCCGCCTCCGCTTCCGTCATCTCCTCGACCTCAGTCCCTGGCGGTAACTCCGATCTCAACCACGAGGTGTTTCCTGGGATGGAGACTGTTTCCTCCGTCTCCCCAAAAGCTCACCAATCCTCATCAGACTGTTCAAATCTAGCTCGAAGCTCGTCCCCTTCTTTTCCTTACTACGGTGATTGGAAGTTCGGTGTTGATTCTAACTTAAAGCCTAAG ATATGTATCACGACTAGCACATCAGCAGGATTAGATCAGATTCTGCCGTGGATGTTCTACCATAAGGTTCTTGGCGTCTCCACGTTTTTTCTCTTCGTTGAAGGGAAAGCTGCTACGCCCAGTATCTCTAAAGTCCTCGAGTCTATTCCT GGGGTTAAGGTAATATACCGGACGAAAGAGCTGGAGGAGAAGCAGGCAAAGAG CCGGATTTGGAATGAGACGTGGCTATCTTCTTTCTTTTACAAGCCCTGCAATTACGAGTTATTTGTCAAACAAtctctcaacatggaaatggctaTTGTCATGGCAAGG GATGCGGGTATGGATTGGATCCTTCACCTAGACACAGATGAGCTGATATACCCAGCAGGTGCTCGTGAGTACTCATTAAGACGGTTGCTTCTTGATGTCCCTCCAAATGTGGATATGGTTATATTTCCAAATTAT GAAAGCAGCGTAGAAAGAGATGACATCAAGGATCCTTTCACAGAG GTGTCAATGTTTAAAAAGAACTATGACCATCTTCCAAAGGATACATATTTTGGAATGTACAAAGAAGCAACAAGAAATAATCCAAACTACTTCTTGACTTATGGTAACGGCAAATCAGTTGCTCGGGTTCAAGACCACCTCAGACCAAATGGAGCTCACAGATggcataattacatgaaaacTCCCAA TGAGATCAAACTGGAGGAGGCAGCTGTCTTACACTACACATATGCCAAGTTCTCTGACTTAACATCCAGGCGTGACCGATGTGGCTGCAAGCCTACAAAAGAAGACGTGAAAAGATGCTTTATGTTGGATTTTGATAGATCT GCATTTATAATTGCGTCAACAGCAACTGAAGATGAAATGATAAGCTG GTACCGTGAACATGTTGTGTGGGGTGACAAAGAGGTGAAGATGAAACTCCTTAGGAAGGGTATACTGACTCGCATTTATTCACCAATG GTGGTTATACAAGCATTGAAGGAGTCTGGTGTTTTCAGCTCGGTTGTCtcatcagcttcatcaaatCTTTCAAAGAAACAGTTCTTAGCATCAATGCACAAAGGCAACTCTTCGAAAACTACAGAAGCCGAGTCCCTTGCTTTGAAGGACAAGGAGTCTCAGGGCATCTCTGCAAGGCACCTTCTAGGAACTGAATCAGCGGTTCCTCCTTTATCACCTCCGGGGATGGAACACGCTAGATTTGTCACAGAGGATTAA
- the LOC106427964 gene encoding phosphoinositide phospholipase C 2 (The RefSeq protein has 7 substitutions, 2 frameshifts compared to this genomic sequence) has product MSKQTYKVCFCFNRRFRYTASEAPRDVKTLFDKYSENGVMTVDHLQRFLIDVQKQDKATKEDAQSIINAASSLLHSNGLHLDAFFKYLFGDSNPPLALHEVHQDMDAPISHYFIFTGHNSYLTGNQLSSDCSEVPIIDALKKGVRVIELDIWPNSNKNDIDVLHGRTLTSPVELIKCLRAIKTHAFEVSDYPVVVTLEDHLTPELQSKVAEMVTEIFGEILFTPPVGESLKEFPSPNSLKRRIIISTKPPKEYKEGKDEDVVQKGKALGDEEVWGREVPSFIERNKSGDKDDLDDEEDNDEDDDVEKFKKNAPPQYKHLIAIHAGKPKGSITACLKVDPDKVRRLSLSEEQLEKAAEKYAKQIVRFTQQNLLRIYPKGTRVTSSNYNPLVGWSHGAQMVAFNMQGYGRSLWLMQGMFRANGGCGYIKKPDILLKGGSDSDIFDPKTTLPVKTTLRVTIYMGEGWYFDFRHTHFDQYSPPDFYTRVGIAGVPADTVMKKTKTLEDNWVPSWDEVFEFPLTVPELALLRLEVHEYDMSEKDDFGGQTCLPVWELQEGIRSFPLHNRKEEKYKSVKLLVKVEFV; this is encoded by the exons ATGTCTAAGCAAACGTACAGAGTGTGTTTCTGCTTTAACCGGAGGTTCCGGTACACCGCATCGGAGGCGCCGCGTGATGTCAAGACCCTTTTCGAGAAGTACTCGGAGAATGGCGTCATGACCGTGGATCATCTCCAGAGGTTTCTGATCGATGTTCAGAAGCAAgataaagccactaaagaggaTGCGCAGTCAATCATCAACGCCGCGTCTTCGCTTCTTCATAGGAACGGTCTCCACCTCGATGCTTTCTTCAAGTATCTTTTTGGTGACAGTAACCCTCCGCTTGCTCTTCATGAG GTGCATCAAGACATGGATGCTCCTATATCACATTATTTCATATTCACCGGTCACAATTCATATTTAACCGGTAACCAGCTGAGCAGTGACTGCAGTGAGGTGCCTATAATAGATGCATTGAAGAAAGGTGTCAGGGTGATTGAGTTGGATATATGGCCTAACTCCAACAAAAACGATATTGATGTTCTTCACGGAAG GACTCTCACTTCACCTGTGGAGTTAATCAAGTGTCTAAGAGCTATCAAAACACATGCATTCGAAGTATCTGACTACCCTGTTGTTGTCACTCTTGAGGATCATCTCACTCCAGAACTTCAGTCCAAAGTTGCTGAG ATGGTTACCGAGATATTTGGAGAGATCTTGTTTACTCCTCCTGTGGGAGAATCTTTGAAGGAGTTCCCATCACCAAACTCATTAAAAAGACGGATCATCATCTCAACAAAGCCACCAAAAGAATACAAGGAAGGAAAGGATGAGGATGTGGTGCAGAAAGGTAAAGCCTTGGGTGATGAAGAAGTTTGGGGGAGAGAAGTTCCAAGTTTTATTGAGAGGAACAAAAGTGGTGACAAG GATGACTTAGATGATGAGGAGgataatgatgaagatgatgatgtagAGAAGTTCAAGAAGAATGCACCACCGCAATATAAACATTTGATTGCAATCCATGCTGGGAAACCAAAAGGTGGTATTACTGCGTGCTTGAAGGTAGATCCTGATAAGGTAAGACGCCTTAGCTTGAGCGAGGAACAACTAGAAAAGGCAGCAGAAAAATATGCTAAACAGATTGTGAG GTTTACGCAGCAGAATCTGCTGAGGATTTACCCAAAAGGAACTAGAGTGACTTCATCAAACTACAACCCGTTGGTTGGGTGGAGCCACGGTGCTCAAATGGTGGCTTTCAACATGCAG GGATATGGAAGATCACTGTGGCTAATGCAAGGAATGTTTAGAGCTAATGGCGGATGTGGATACATCAAGAAACCAGATATTCTCTTAAAAGGTGGCTCAGATAGTGACATCTTTGACCCAAAAGTCACTCTACCtgtaaaaacaacactaagg GTAACCATATACATGGGAGAAGGCTGGTACTTCGATTTCCGCCACACACATTTCGATCAGTACTCACCTCCTGACTTCTACACAAGG GTGGGGATAGCTGGAGTTCCAGCGGATACAGtgatgaagaagacaaagacGCTGGAGGATAACTGGGTGCCATCTTGGGATGAAGTGTTTGAGTTCCCACTGACGGTCCCAGAGCTGGCTCTACTGAGACTAGAAGTGCATGAGTATGACATGTCGGAGAAGGATGATTTTGGAGGACAGACATGTTTACCTGTTTGGGAGCTGCAGGAAGGGATAAGATCGTTTCCTTTGCATAGCCGCAAAGGGGAGAAGTACAAATCTGTTAAGCTTCTGGTGAGGTGTGAGTTTGTGTGA